GAGAGTTTAATGCTTATAATATTTTAGCAATTTTCGCTACTGCGGAATTGTTAGGTCTTGAAAAGGAAGAAACGTTACGATTGATTAGTGAGTTAGAAAGTGTGAGCGGTCGTTTTCAGTTTTTAATCTCTGATACAAAAATTACAGCTATTGTAGATTATGCGCATACGCCTGATGCATTGCAAAATGTGCTACAAACGATTAATGATATTAGAACTAAAAATGAAGATGTTATTACAGTTGTTGGTTGTGGAGGGGATAGAGATAAAACTAAAAGACCAAAAATGGGACATATTGCATCGGCTTTAAGTACTAAAGTGATATTTACAAGCGATAATCCGCGTAGTGAAGTTCCGGAAACTATTATTGAAGACATTGAAAAAGGGGTGGAACCTCAAAATTTTAAAAAGACATTATCTATTGTGGATAGAAAGCAGGCTATAAAAACCGCTTGCCAGTTAGCAAATCCTAATGATATTATTTTGATTGCTGGAAAAGGACATGAGACCTATCAAGAAGTGAAAGGTGAGCGATCTGATTTTGATGATTTCAAAATAGTAAAAGAATTTTTAAAACAATTACAGAAATAAGTATTGTCACCTCTTTGAAAACGAAGAGTCACAATAAAAATAAAATATTAAAAGAATGCTATATTACTTATTCGAATTTTTAGAAAAAAACTACCAATTTCCAGGGGCGAGTGTGTTTCAATTTATCACATTTAGAGCTGCTTTGGCAATTATTATATCCTTGTTGTTTTCTACAATTTTCGGTAAACGTATCATCTTGGCTTTACAGAGAAAGCAAGTCGGAGAATCTGTTAGAGATTTAGGATTAGATGGTCAGTTAGAGAAAGCAGGGACACCTACAATGGGTGGTGTTATTATAATCTTAGCGACTTTAATACCAGTATTGTTATTGGCTAAATTGGATAATATTTATGTTATCATGTTGGTTGTGACTATGATTTGGATGGGGGCAGTCGGTTTTACGGATGATTATATTAAAGTTTTTAAAAAGGATAAAGAAGGGTTAAGTGGTAAGTTTAAAGTCTTAGGTCAAGTAGGTCTTGGTATTTTTGTTGGCGCAGTTATGTATTTTCATCCAGGGATAACTATTAAGACGGAAAAGGTAAATCCTGTTTACGAAAACGAATTGATAACTCAGAATTCTGCAGGAGAGTTTAATGTGCAAGAGCAGTCTTTAAAAACAACGATTCCTTTTGTTAAGGATAATGAGTTTGATTATACCAATTTGGTATCATGGATGGGAGATGATTATGCTAAATATGCTTGGTTAGTGTTTATTCCAATTGTCATTTTTATAATAACTGCAGTGTCTAATGGTGCTAATTTAACGGATGGTATTGACGGGTTGGCAGCAGGAAGTTCTGCAATCATTGTATTTGTGCTCGCAATCTTTGCCTTTATATCAGGTAATATTGTGTTTTCGGATTACCTCAATGTTATGTTTATCCCCAATTTGGGAGAGGTCGTCGTGTTTATAGCGGCTTTTGTAGGTGCTTTAATTGGTTTTTTATGGTATAATACCTATCCGGCACAAGTGTTTATGGGGGATACTGGTAGTTTGACCATTGGAGGTGTTATAGCGGTTATTGCAATTGTAATTAGAAAAGAATTGTTGATTCCATTGTTATGCGGAATCTTCTTTGCGGAATCATTGTCTGTAATACTGCAAGTCGCCTATTTTAAGTTTACAAAAAAGAAATATGGGGAAGGGCGACGCATTTTTTTAATGGCGCCTTTGCATCATCACTATCAGAAAAAAGGATATCACGAAAGTAAAATTGTGACAAGATTTTGGATTGTTGGAATTTTTCTAGCAATACTATCTATAGTAACCCTGAAATTAAGATAAGATGAAACGATTAGTAGTACTTGGAGCTGGAGAAAGTGGTGTGGGAGCTGCGCTTTTGGGTAAAGCGAAAGGTTATGAGGTGTTTGTTTCGGATAAAGGAAAAATAAAAGAAAAGTACAAAGCGGTTCTTATACATAATGAGATTGATTGGGAGGAAGAACAGCATACTGAAGCCAAAGTATTAAATGCTGATGTTGTGATGAAAAGTCCTGGAATTCCTGATAAAGTTGCAATAATACAAGCGCTTTTATATAAAGGGGTATCGGTGATTTCTGAAATAGAATTTGCAAGCCAATTTACTAATGCGACTATTGTGGCTATTACAGGAAGTAATGGTAAAACAACAACTGCTATGTTGACGCATCATTTGTTAAAGCAGGAATTGGAAGTAGGGCTTGCGGGTAATATTGGAGATAGCTTTGCAAAGCAGGTTTTAGAACATGATTTTGATAATTATGTTTTAGAAATAAGTAGTTTTCAGTTGGATGGTTGTTTCAACTTTAAGCCAAAAATTGCAATAATAACCAACATTGTACCCGATCATTTAGATCGTTACGATTACAAATTTGAAAATTACATTGCTTCAAAATTTAGGATTACAAAAAATCAAACAAAAGAAGATTATTTGATTTATGATGCAGATGATGAGGTGATTTTGGAATACATAAAAAATAATACTATTCAAGCTACATTAGTGCCGTTTTCATTGACAAAAATAATTGAGAATGGTGCGTATTTGGATAACGATAATATAATAATAACAATTGATAATAATCAGATAATTATGCCAACAGAAAATATCGCTCTAAAAGGAAAACACAATGTAAAAAATGCGATGGCTGCTTCGACAGTGTCACATTTATTAAATATAAGAAAGCAAACGATCCGTGAGAGTTTGGAAAACTTTCAAGGGGTTGAGCATCGTTTAGAAAACGTACTTAAAATTAACAAAGTACAGTATATAAACGACTCTAAGGCAACTAATGTTAATGCGACTTATTTTGCATTGGATAGCGTGTCGTCACCAACAGTTTGGATTGTTGGAGGTGTTGATAAAGGTAATAGTTATAACGAATTGTTTTCTTTTGTTAACGAAAAAGTAAAGGCGATTATCTGTTTAGGTGTTGATAACGAAAAGCTGTTGGCAAGCTTTGGTGAGATGGTTGATGTTGTTGTAGAAACGCAGTCTATGAGTGAGGCTGTAAAAATAGCATATAAATTAACTGAAGCTGGTGATACTGTTTTGTTGTCTCCTGCTTGTGCTAGTTTCGATCTATTTGAAAATTATGAGGATAGAGGGCGTCAATTTAAAGAAGCAGTAAGGAATTTGTAAATAAAATAGTGTTTTAAATAGGTTTTATAATATGGAATCTGTTGATTTTTAGAGTGCTATAGTTTAAGGCGAGAAAACTGTCAAATGGTGACGCCTAAAAAGAGTATATGGACGTATAATTATAAATAGAAGTGCAACAAGTATTTAACAACATAAAAGGAGATCGATTGATTTGGGCAATAGCTGCTTTATTGGCTATTTTCTCATTTCTTCCTGTGTATAGTGCTGCTAGTAATTTGGTTAATATTAGTGGTGGTGGGAGTACGTTCTCATATTTTGTAAAACACTTTATGCACTTGTTTTTAGGGTTTTCTATAATGTATGGTGTGCATAAAATACCATATAGATACTTTAGGGGGTTGTCCATGGTTATGATGCCTGTTGTGTTTATGTTATTGGTTTTAACTTTTTTGCAGGGTACAACTATTGATGGGGCTAATGCCAGTCGTTGGATACGTATACCATTTGTTAATATGTCCTTTCAAACATCTACGTTGGCAGCGGTGGTTTTGATGGTTTATATTGCACGGTATTTATCTAAGATAAAAGATAAAACGATTACGTTTAAAGAGTCTGTATTACCACTTTGGACACCTGTATTTGTTATGTTAGCATTAATTTTGCCTTCAAATTTTTCAACAACAGCGATCATTTTTGTAATGGCTTGTGCGTTATTGTTTTTAGGAGGTTATCCATTACGGTATTTAATAGCAATGGGATTTGCAGGGCTCCTTGGATTAACGATGTTTGTTTTAGTAGCGAAAGCTTTTCCAGAAGCGATGCCAAATCGTGTCGATACGTGGATAAGCAGGGTAGAAAGTTTTTTGAATGGAGAGGACTCAAAAGAGGATTATCAAATAGAGCGCGCTAAAATAGCAATTGCTTCGGGAGGTATCGTTGGTGTGGGCTCTGGAAAAAGTGTTCAGAAAAACTTCTTGCCTCAATCGTCTTCAGATTTTATTTATGCAATTATTGTAGAAGAGTATGGTTTGTTTGGAGGGTTTGCATTGATGATCTTGTACATGTGGTTATTGTTTAGGATAATAATAGTGTCTCAAAAAGCAGATACCTTTTTTGGTAAGTTGCTTGTGTTAGGTGTTGGTTTGCCTATCATTTTTCAAGCCATGATTAATATGGCGGTGGCTGTAGAGTTGTTTCCTGTTACGGGGCAGACGTTGCCTTTAATTAGTAGTGGAGGAACCAGTATTTGGATGACTTGCATGGCTATTGGGATAGTGTTAAGTGTTAGTGCAAAAAGAGAAGAGATTATTAAAAAAGAAAAAGCATCTGACGTAGAAAGTCCGTTAGACGTTTTGTCGGAAGCATTAGAAGATTAAAATATAACAGTGAATAGTAAAAATAAAACATATAAAATTATTTTATCAGGTGGTGGTACAGGTGGACATATCTATCCTGCTATAGCTATTGCTAACGAGTTAAAGTCGCGTTTTCCACAAGCTGATTTTTTGTTTGTAGGTGCAGAAGATAGAATGGAGATGGAAAAAGTGCCTCAAGCTGGTTATGCTATAAAAGGCTTATGGATTACGGGTATTGAGCGTAAGTTGACTCTTAAAAATATGATGTTTCCATTTAAATTGATTAGTAGTTTATGGAATGCTAGAAAAATAATAAAACAGTTTAAGCCAGATGTTGCTATTGGAACAGGTGGGTTTGCAAGCGGTCCTTTATTGCAAATGGCGTCTTTAAAAGGAGTACCAAGTATAATACAAGAGCAGAATTCGTATCCAGGAATTACAAATAAGTTATTAGCTAAAAGGGTTGAAAAAGTGTGTGTTGCATATGATGGTTTAGAGCGCTTTTTTCCTTCAGATAAAATTATAAAAACAGGTAATCCTGTGCGTCAAGATTTGTTAGATATTTCTTCTAAAAGAGAGGAAGCTATTAAACATTTTGGTTTGGTTGAAGGTAAACAGACTTTACTTGTTTTAGGAGGGAGTTTAGGCGCTAAGGCAATTAACGAATTGATGGTTGATGAGCTGGATTTTTTACAAACATTAAATGTCCAAGTGATATGGCAATGTGGTAAATTATATTATCAGACCTATAAGTTGTATGGTAATACTAAGCATGTTCAAATCCATGAATTTATAAATAAAATGGATTATGCATATGCAGCTGCAGATTTTATTATCTCTCGTGCAGGAGCAAGTTCTGTAAGTGAGTTGTGTATTGTTGGTAAGCCTGTGGTGTTTGTGCCTTCTCCGTATGTGGCAGAAGATCATCAAACTAAAAATGCAAATGCAATAGTAGATGAAAATGCTGCTTTACTAATTGCGCAAGATGATTTAAAAGTAGATTTTAAAAATAAATTTGGGCAATTAGTGGCTTCAAAAGAGAAACAAGAACAGTTAAGTAAAAATATAAAACAATTAGCATTGGTAAATGCAACCAAAGACATTGCGGACGAGGTTGAAAAATTGCTAAAAAAATAATGAATTTAAATACGATACATAACATTTATTTTATAGGCATCGGAGGTATCGGTATGTCGGCTATTGCTCGCTATTTTAAAGCTAGTGGTAAGCACGTGTCTGGTTATGATAAGACGCAAACGGATATTACTATTAGTTTAGAAGGGTTGGGTGTAACGGTGCATTTTGAGGATGCAATAGCCAATATTGAAGCGCGCTATTTAAACCCTGAAAGCACAGTCGTGGTTTATACCCCTGCAGTGCCTAAAAGTCATACGGAATTACTCTATTTTAGAAACAATGGTTTTAAGGTGTTAAAACGTTCTGAGATTTTAGGGTTGATAACAGAAAATACGTTTTGTTTAGCAGTAGCTGGAACACATGGTAAAACGACGACGACAAGTATTTTGGGGCATTTGTTAAATGAATGTGATATTGAGTTAACTGCTTTTTTAGGCGGTATTAGCGAGAATTATAATTCTAATTTAATACTTAATGGAGATCAGGTGAGTGTGGTAGAGGCAGACGAGTTTGATCGTTCATTCTTGACTTTAAGTCCAGATATGGCTTGTATTACATCTATGGATGCAGATCATTTGGATATTTATGGTGATGCTTCAGAACTAATAAAAACCTTTGAGGATTTTTCGAAAAAATTAAAACCTAATGGGAAACTGTTCGTTAAAAACGGGTTGCCTTTAAAAGGAATTACTTACGGAATAGAAGATAATGCAGATTATTCTGCTCAAAATATAAGAATAGAAAACGGCGTGTATGTTTTTGATGTCAAAACGCCAGAAACAGTCCTGAAAGATTTTAGATTTAACCTGCCAGGAAGACATAATTTATCAAATGCGTTAGTCGCTTTGGCAATGTCTTTAGAGTATGGTGTTTCTGCTGTAAAATTAGCAAAAGCATTGGTGTCTTATTTAGGTGTAAAACGTCGCTTTACTTATCAGATTAAAACGGATGATCTAGTGTTTATTGATGATTATGCACATCATCCTGAGGAAATTAATGCAGTACGTCAAGCAGTAAGAGAAATGTATCCAAGCGATAAAGTTGTTGCTGTTTTTCAGCCACATTTATTTTCTAGAACAAAGGATTTTGCTGAGGAGTTTGCAAAAAGTTTATCACAATTTGATGAAGTTATCTTATTGGATATTTACCCAGCAAGAGAATTACCTATAGAAGGAGTGACATCGGAATGGTTATTGAGCTTAATTGAAAATGAAAACAAAAAATTAGTATCAAAAGAGACACTAGTAAATAATATAATACAAAGCGAAGCAAAAATTGTTTTAACAATAGGTGCTGGAGATATTGGAGCCGAAGTTTCTAAAATAAAAAAAGCATTACTTAATGAAGAGTAATTGGAACTATATAAAAATGGGATTACTACTAGGTTTAGTGGTGTTTTTGTATGCGTTTTCTTCAGTAAGAAATGCTAAAAGGATTGTGTCAAAACCACAAGTGCAGTTTTTAGGTAATAAAAACTTATTTATTACGCATGAGGATGTTAGTAAGTTGTTAATACAAAATCAGCATTATGCTACCAACGAGTCTAAAGAAATTTTAGATTTGAATTTGTTAGAAACGACTCTAAATGAAAACCCAATTATCGAGTTTGCAGAGGTTTACGTTAGTGTCACTGGAGATTTAATAGCTGAGGTTAAGCAAAAAATGCCTATTGCTAGAGTGGTGTCTAGCGCTTCCTTTTATGTAGATAGTAATGGCGGGTATATGCCACTATCAAAAAATTACACAGAACGTGTTCCAATCGTGACCGGTTTTGTGGATAAAAAGGACTTGATTAGGATTCATGAAATAGCGACAAAAATTCAAAATGACGAATTTTTGAAAAAACATGTGGTACAAATTCAACAAAACAAGGATAATACTATAGATCTTAAGTTAAGACAGTGTAATTTTGTAGTCAAAATAGGTGATTTAGAACAATTGGATAAAAAAATCAATAATCTAAAGGCTTTCTACCTAAAAGCTACGAAAGATAAAACCTTAAATAATTACAGTAAAGTAAATTTGCAATTTGGGAGTCAAGTTGTGTGTACAAAAGCATAAGTTATGGAACAGAACATTGCAGTAGGACTAGATTTAGGAACCACAAAGATTGTGGCTATGATTGGTCGTAAAAACGATTATGGTAAAGTTGAAATTTTAGGTATTGGTAAATCTAAAAGTTTGGGTATCCATCGTGGTGTTGTTAATAATATAACGCAGACTATACAATCTATACAATTGGCTATTCA
This portion of the Olleya sp. Bg11-27 genome encodes:
- a CDS encoding FtsW/RodA/SpoVE family cell cycle protein, which encodes MQQVFNNIKGDRLIWAIAALLAIFSFLPVYSAASNLVNISGGGSTFSYFVKHFMHLFLGFSIMYGVHKIPYRYFRGLSMVMMPVVFMLLVLTFLQGTTIDGANASRWIRIPFVNMSFQTSTLAAVVLMVYIARYLSKIKDKTITFKESVLPLWTPVFVMLALILPSNFSTTAIIFVMACALLFLGGYPLRYLIAMGFAGLLGLTMFVLVAKAFPEAMPNRVDTWISRVESFLNGEDSKEDYQIERAKIAIASGGIVGVGSGKSVQKNFLPQSSSDFIYAIIVEEYGLFGGFALMILYMWLLFRIIIVSQKADTFFGKLLVLGVGLPIIFQAMINMAVAVELFPVTGQTLPLISSGGTSIWMTCMAIGIVLSVSAKREEIIKKEKASDVESPLDVLSEALED
- the murD gene encoding UDP-N-acetylmuramoyl-L-alanine--D-glutamate ligase, translating into MKRLVVLGAGESGVGAALLGKAKGYEVFVSDKGKIKEKYKAVLIHNEIDWEEEQHTEAKVLNADVVMKSPGIPDKVAIIQALLYKGVSVISEIEFASQFTNATIVAITGSNGKTTTAMLTHHLLKQELEVGLAGNIGDSFAKQVLEHDFDNYVLEISSFQLDGCFNFKPKIAIITNIVPDHLDRYDYKFENYIASKFRITKNQTKEDYLIYDADDEVILEYIKNNTIQATLVPFSLTKIIENGAYLDNDNIIITIDNNQIIMPTENIALKGKHNVKNAMAASTVSHLLNIRKQTIRESLENFQGVEHRLENVLKINKVQYINDSKATNVNATYFALDSVSSPTVWIVGGVDKGNSYNELFSFVNEKVKAIICLGVDNEKLLASFGEMVDVVVETQSMSEAVKIAYKLTEAGDTVLLSPACASFDLFENYEDRGRQFKEAVRNL
- the mraY gene encoding phospho-N-acetylmuramoyl-pentapeptide-transferase translates to MLYYLFEFLEKNYQFPGASVFQFITFRAALAIIISLLFSTIFGKRIILALQRKQVGESVRDLGLDGQLEKAGTPTMGGVIIILATLIPVLLLAKLDNIYVIMLVVTMIWMGAVGFTDDYIKVFKKDKEGLSGKFKVLGQVGLGIFVGAVMYFHPGITIKTEKVNPVYENELITQNSAGEFNVQEQSLKTTIPFVKDNEFDYTNLVSWMGDDYAKYAWLVFIPIVIFIITAVSNGANLTDGIDGLAAGSSAIIVFVLAIFAFISGNIVFSDYLNVMFIPNLGEVVVFIAAFVGALIGFLWYNTYPAQVFMGDTGSLTIGGVIAVIAIVIRKELLIPLLCGIFFAESLSVILQVAYFKFTKKKYGEGRRIFLMAPLHHHYQKKGYHESKIVTRFWIVGIFLAILSIVTLKLR
- the murG gene encoding undecaprenyldiphospho-muramoylpentapeptide beta-N-acetylglucosaminyltransferase, whose translation is MNSKNKTYKIILSGGGTGGHIYPAIAIANELKSRFPQADFLFVGAEDRMEMEKVPQAGYAIKGLWITGIERKLTLKNMMFPFKLISSLWNARKIIKQFKPDVAIGTGGFASGPLLQMASLKGVPSIIQEQNSYPGITNKLLAKRVEKVCVAYDGLERFFPSDKIIKTGNPVRQDLLDISSKREEAIKHFGLVEGKQTLLVLGGSLGAKAINELMVDELDFLQTLNVQVIWQCGKLYYQTYKLYGNTKHVQIHEFINKMDYAYAAADFIISRAGASSVSELCIVGKPVVFVPSPYVAEDHQTKNANAIVDENAALLIAQDDLKVDFKNKFGQLVASKEKQEQLSKNIKQLALVNATKDIADEVEKLLKK
- a CDS encoding cell division protein FtsQ/DivIB, encoding MGLLLGLVVFLYAFSSVRNAKRIVSKPQVQFLGNKNLFITHEDVSKLLIQNQHYATNESKEILDLNLLETTLNENPIIEFAEVYVSVTGDLIAEVKQKMPIARVVSSASFYVDSNGGYMPLSKNYTERVPIVTGFVDKKDLIRIHEIATKIQNDEFLKKHVVQIQQNKDNTIDLKLRQCNFVVKIGDLEQLDKKINNLKAFYLKATKDKTLNNYSKVNLQFGSQVVCTKA
- the murC gene encoding UDP-N-acetylmuramate--L-alanine ligase, producing MNLNTIHNIYFIGIGGIGMSAIARYFKASGKHVSGYDKTQTDITISLEGLGVTVHFEDAIANIEARYLNPESTVVVYTPAVPKSHTELLYFRNNGFKVLKRSEILGLITENTFCLAVAGTHGKTTTTSILGHLLNECDIELTAFLGGISENYNSNLILNGDQVSVVEADEFDRSFLTLSPDMACITSMDADHLDIYGDASELIKTFEDFSKKLKPNGKLFVKNGLPLKGITYGIEDNADYSAQNIRIENGVYVFDVKTPETVLKDFRFNLPGRHNLSNALVALAMSLEYGVSAVKLAKALVSYLGVKRRFTYQIKTDDLVFIDDYAHHPEEINAVRQAVREMYPSDKVVAVFQPHLFSRTKDFAEEFAKSLSQFDEVILLDIYPARELPIEGVTSEWLLSLIENENKKLVSKETLVNNIIQSEAKIVLTIGAGDIGAEVSKIKKALLNEE